A genomic segment from Vicia villosa cultivar HV-30 ecotype Madison, WI unplaced genomic scaffold, Vvil1.0 ctg.000218F_1_1, whole genome shotgun sequence encodes:
- the LOC131625486 gene encoding uncharacterized protein LOC131625486 — protein MASTSTSASTQRSPLQPPPESFLRDPFAPEINSPPRNYLEERVFKRRRIEETQDKSLIHGLELQQHAAKLLESNELSPLQKAIEEYTETKKETLITIFKSFALHYPNAFSFKLAKILELHPPLRTRIQTVALLLEVLPEGVNSSMHSSILIQLKNPLLHSLKAESEEIVFPMLCEMIGIFADRLYQLTLGDWEELLQYACDCISGDAGSNNKKGLRLLTELSENVFLNREFWLNEGRFDLVFSNILEFVYSEDRELKALAYNASMSLMLLSKGLRRTKICDILLPILLNIIDQHGEEEIVVDRVKRLGDLVAQEDGLIFRGKHGEVFWCMIRVAEIKNVSEELVVAAVNVLKELGVNDGKVIGSVIRNLSREEVRRVLSVSLNFLSCVDDDPLWYDVDNKDFNDDGITDPFYHGVFLFDLLSLDGDGGVFIPTAMEMITMQYASHIDWRFRHTAMLAIGWIVERNINGEMEQYFDQVLRLVFKSLDDPDPRVLWATMHTIKSLTEYEELLMNGRYHKKLTAKLVPFIRCYYCARVQRYAVIAVRSLVENCGLDNIPPFGEPIVASLHTFLNHEDPKLQEEAIDTLRLFAVLTPRTFRQKYYDTTMEALKGIVFNQYSLSRLLVFAKYLECMVYLVRKIGPDNFKEQEAIKVVESIISLEGKLSNTEHMTKYIILKALDQICRCPRVRIDKFIDKIMPVLLGSGQLCLDLTVDKLKADHDKRLIENMMVLVCNTLSYCAVRSYINFSPHISKVAILFVSVLDCSRFQVRKTSILGLPNLLLSLKVGDTDSNTKSDLTFFIVRSLVEMLKKVFGYPSNETDMAFTRIILRSLPKCIQSSSTFFNDSLIKIIADEIKDALRKIIKIGIMKEQGVGTSRGRCESLATEDTLQDIVNLIATTVETFKERFTLHADDLISMVVVLLADDNPDRLIAFAISIFNVIFPLFPDKLPLYHDRYNMASSFVLRNNYPCSKLPAIPAIGICAMFGGDRFKAFANAGIFNLYVEMKKSLPNSEPNEDGEVTMLCDNAVAALGKICEFHGDSIDPKVFQRWLNFLPLKHDFNEARYTHGLLSKLIQRSDKYLFGHNNENLPEIISVVKEILSGPVRLGTEEAINLMIDFIDQHGGMEIEI, from the exons ATGGCGTCAACCTCTACCTCCGCCTCAACTCAGAGGTCTCCGTTGCAACCTCCGCCGGAATCTTTCCTCCGCGACCCGTTTGCGCCGGAGATAAACTCACCACCGCGCAACTACTTGGAAGAAAGAGTGTTCAAGAGAAGGCGCATTGAAGAAACCCAAGACAAATCACTCATCCACGGCTTGGAACTTCAACAACACGCAGCGAAGTTACTCGAATCCAACGAACTCTCGCCGCTTCAAAAAGCGATTGAAGAATACACTGAAACCAAGAAAGAAACGTTAATCACAATTTTCAAGTCATTCGCGCTTCATTACCCTAATGCATTCTCATTCAAGCTCGCGAAAATCCTCGAACTCCACCCTCCGCTTCGAACGCGAATCCAAACCGTTGCTCTTCTCCTTGAAGTTCTTCCTGAAGGGGTAAACAGTTCTATGCATTCGTCTATACTAattcaactcaagaaccctctCCTTCATTCGCTCAAGGCAGAATCTGAAGAAATTGTGTTTCCTATGCTCTGCGAAATGATTGGCATTTTCGCTGACAGGTTGTATCAATTAACTCTCGGAGATTGGGAGGAGCTTCTTCAGTATGCTTGCGATTGCATTTCTGGAGATGCGGGATCGAATAATAAGAAAGGGCTTAGGTTGTTAACGGAGCTTTCGGAGAATGTTTTTCTGAATAGAGAGTTCTGGTTGAATGAAGGGAGGTTTGATCTTGTCTTCTCAAACATTCTGGAATTTGTTTACTCGGAGGATCGGGAATTGAAGGCATTGGCATACAATGCATCGATGTCGTTGATGTTACTGTCGAAAGGTCTACGGAGAACAAAAATATGTGACATTCTCCTGCCAATTTTgttgaatatcattgatcaaCATGGGGAAGAAGAGATTGTCGTAGATAGGGTTAAACGTTTGGGGGACTTAGTAGCGCAGGAAGATGGACTTATTTTTAGGGGGAAACATGGTGAAGTGTTTTGGTGCATGATTCGAGTAGCAGAGATAAAAAATGTGAGCGAGGAACTGGTGGTTGCTGCAGTTAATGTTCTCAAGGAGCTTGGTGTGAACGACGGGAAGGTGATTGGAAGTGTGATCAGGAATCTTTCTCGTGAGGAAGTGAGGAGGGTGCTTTCGGTTTCTTTAAACTTTTTGTCGTGTGTTGATGATGATCCTCTTTGGTATGACGTTGACAATAAGGATTTTAATGACGACGGGATAACTGATCCTTTCTACCATGGGGTCTTCTTGTTCGATTTACTCTCTTTAGATGGGGATGGAGGTGTGTTTATTCCCACGGCAATGGAGATGATAACAATGCAATATGCATCTCATATTGATTGGCGCTTTCGGCATACAGCAATGCTTGCCATAGGTTGGATCGTTGAGAGAAACATCAATGgg GAGATGGAGCAGTACTTTGACCAAGTTCTGAGACTGGTCTTTAAGTCACTAGATGATCCGGACCCCCGAGTACTTTGGGCTACCATGCATACAATTAAGAGTTTGACAGAATATGAGGAACTATTAATGAATGGCCGATATCACAAGAAGTTAACCGCTAAACTAGTTCCATTCATTAGATGTTACTATTGTGCCCGTGTACAG AGATATGCCGTAATTGCCGTTCGATCCTTGGTAGAAAATTGTGGCTTAGATAACATACCACCTTTTGGGGAGCCGATTGTAGCATCATTACATACATTTCTTAAT CATGAAGATCCAAAGTTACAGGAGGAAGCTATTGATACCCTGAGATTGTTTGCAGTCTTAACGCCG AGAACTTTTCGCCAAAAATATTACGATACTACAATGGAAGCACTGAAAGGCATTGTGTTTAATCAGTATAGTTTATCTAGACTGTTGGTCTTTGCCAAATATCTAGAATGCATGGTATATCTTGTTAGGAAAATTGGGCCAGATAATTTCAAAGAGCAAGAAGCTATTAAG GTCGTGGAATCTATAATATCACTTGAAGGAAAATTGAGCAATACAGAACACATGACAAAATATATCATCTTAAAG GCTCTGGATCAAATCTGTCGATGCCCAAGAGTGCGTATTGACAAATTTATTGATAAAATTATGCCAGTGTTGCTTGGATCTGGTCAACTCTGTCTTGACTTAACTGTCGATAAACTCAAGGCTGATCATGACAAGCGTTTAATAGAAAACATGATGGTTCTGGTTTGTAATACTTTGTCATATTGTGCTGTTCGGTCATATATAAACTTTTCCCCCCACATTAGCAAG GTCGCTATATTATTTGTGAGCGTGCTTGATTGTTCTAGATTTCAAGTTCGCAAGACTTCTATTTTAG GTCTTCCAAACCTGTTACTCTCACTTAAAGTAGGAGACACAGATAGTAACACTAAAAGTGATCTGACTTTCTTCATTGTGCGATCTCTGGTTGAAATGTTGAAGAAGGTATTTGGTTATCCCTCTAAC GAAACTGATATGGCTTTTACTAGAATAATATTGAGGTCACTCCCCAAATGCATTCAG TCTTCTAGTACATTTTTCAATGATTCATTGATCAAGATTATTGCTGACGAGATAAAAGATGCCCTTCGAAAGATTATTAAAATTGGAATAATGAAAGAACAAGGAGTGGGAACTTCGAGAGGTAGATGTGAATCTTTAGCAACAGAAGATACACTTCAG GATATAGTTAACTTAATAGCAACAACTGTTGAAACATTTAAAGAACGATTCACGCTACATGCTGATGACCTCATATCAATGGTTGTCGTGCTTTTG GCAGATGACAATCCAGATAGATTGATAGCTTTTGCAATTTCCATTTTTAACGTTATCTTTCCACTTTTTCCAGACAAATTGCCTCT GTATCATGACAGATATAATATGGCCTCCAGTTTCGTTTTAAGGAATAATTATCCTTGTTCCAAGCTG CCTGCTATACCAGCAATTGGTATTTGTGCTATGTTTGGAGGAGATCGATTTAAAGCCTTTGCTAATG CCGGTATCTTTAACCTATATGTTGAAATGAAGAAAAGTCTTCCAAATAGTGAACCGAATGAAGACGGAGAGGTAACAATGTTATGTGATAACGCAGTTGCAGCCCTTGGAAAAATCTGTGAATTTCATGGTGACAGTATAGACCCTAAG GTGTTTCAACGATGGTTAAACTTCTTGCCATTAAAGCATGATTTCAATGAAGCTAGATATACACATGGACTGCTTTCTAAATTGATACAAAG GTCTGATAAATACCTATTTGGACATAACAATGAGAATCTTCCTGAGATTATTTCGGTAGTAAAAGAA ATTTTATCTGGACCTGTCCGTTTGGGAACCGAGGAAGCTATCAATTTGATGATTGACTTCATAGATCAACATGGTGGAATGGAAATTGAAATATGA